The genomic interval GGCCGGGAGCGGCCGAAGCCGGTCTTCTGGCTGTTCTCGGTCCTGGGCAGCCTCGCCGTGGTCGGCTTCGCCCTGGCCCAGGGCGGCGGCGCGTCGCTCACCGGTGCCGGGCTGATGGTGGCGGCCGTCCTGCTCTGCGGGCTGGGCTACGCCGAGGGCGCGGTGCTGTCGCGCCGCCTCGGCGGCTGGCAGGTGATTTCCTGGGCGCTCGTGCTGACGACGCCGGTGATGGCTGGCGTGGCGCTCGCGACGATGCCGGACGCCTGGGCGGGCATCGACGCCCCGGCCTGGATCGGCCTGGCCTACGTCTCCGTCTTCAGCATGCTGGTCGGCTTCATCTTCTGGTACCGGGGGCTCGCGCTCGGCGGCATCGCCGGCGTCGGGCAGTTGCAGCTTCTCCAGCCCTTTTTCGGGCTGACGCTGGCGGGTCTCCTGCTGAACGAGCCGGTGGCCTGGAGCATGATCGCCGTGACCGGGCTGATCGTGCTGTGCGTCGCCGGAGCGAAGCGCTTCGCCTGAGCGGCGACAGGATCGCCCGCTGCCGATTTTCAAGGCGGCCCCCCTCTGATTGCAGGAGAACAGTCTGAAATCCTCCGGTCCATCCCGGCCTGGAGCGTCGGCCTATGGCCATTGGGCTATCAAATCGTTTCTCGCAGCCACGGCCCCGATCAGCTTAAAGTGGCGTCCCGCTTGTGCACCAATGGCCATGCCCCTGTTGTAGGGGGAATGAGAACAGGAAGGACGGGACGTCTGCGCATGTCCAACGAGACCGACATCTCCGCCGCTCCCGAATTCCTCGCCAGCGGCGGCGAGATGGGGGCGCAGATGCGCGCGTTCGACTGGGCGTCGACGGCGCTCGGCCCTCCCGAGGACTGGCCGCGCAGCCTGAAGACCGCGGTGCGGATCATGCTGACTTCCCGCCAGCCCATCT from Azospirillum sp. TSH58 carries:
- a CDS encoding DMT family transporter — encoded protein: MRWATAGWGSGLLGVLIFSGSLPATRVAVGSFTPLFLTSARALIAAVLAAALLAVLRQARPRRGDLAPLAVVALGVVVGFPLLTALALRHITSAHSIVFIGLLPLSTALFGVLRGRERPKPVFWLFSVLGSLAVVGFALAQGGGASLTGAGLMVAAVLLCGLGYAEGAVLSRRLGGWQVISWALVLTTPVMAGVALATMPDAWAGIDAPAWIGLAYVSVFSMLVGFIFWYRGLALGGIAGVGQLQLLQPFFGLTLAGLLLNEPVAWSMIAVTGLIVLCVAGAKRFA